The DNA region GCTGTTCATCTCCAAGTGGATGGCGAAGATGAGCACCAGCACCCAGATCATCAGCCAGCCGCGCACACGTCACGAGCAATGGCTGCTGCAAACCGTCGAGCAATTGTCCCGGGAAGCCGGGATCAAGATGCCCGAAGTCGGTATTTTCCCGGCCTACGAGGCGAACGCCTTTGCCACCGGCTGGAACAAGAACGACGCGTTGGTCGCGGTCAGCCAAGGGCTGCTCGAGCGTTTCTCCCCTGATGAAGTGAAGGCCGTTCTGGCTCACGAAATCGGCCACGTAGCCAATGGCGACATGGTCACCTTGGCATTGGTCCAGGGCGTGGTGAACACCTTCGTGATGTTCTTCGCACGGATCATCGGTAACTTTGTCGACAAGGTGATCTTCAAGAACGAAGAAGGCCAGGGCATCGCCTACTACGTGGCAACCATCTTCGCCGAACTGGTCCTGGGCATTCTGGCCAGCGCCATCGTCATGTGGTTCTCGCGTAATCGCGAATTCCGTGCAGACGAAGCCGGTGCACGTCTGGCCGGCACCGCCGCAATGATCGGCGCATTGCAACGCCTGCGTGCCGAACAGGGGCTGCCGGTGCACATGCCGGACACCCTGACGGCTTTCGGCATCAATGGTGGCATCAAACAGGGGTTCGCCCGTATGTTCATGAGCCACCCGCCGCTGGAAGAGCGTATCGACGCTCTGCGTCGTCGGGGCTGAGAGGTTCCGCACTAAAAGAAAAGGCCCGCAGTGATGCGCAATGCTGTTCACTTAAGGGAAACCGGCGCTTACCCCGAAATGGGAAAGCGCCGTTTTTCTTGGACTTCGCCGCAGCACCGAAAAGCAAAAACCTTCGGTCAGCGGCTTAAGTGAACAGCATTGCGCAGTGATGCGGGCCTTTTTTTGTCTGCTGATTTTTGTGGTGTTCATTCGGGCCCCATCGTCGGAACGCCGCCCGGAGCAAGCTCGCTCCCACATTAGACCGCGTCCATTTAGACAACTCGGTCAACTGTGGGAGCGAGCTTGCTCCGGGCGGCGTTCCGACGATGGGGCCGGCACAAACAACCCAAATCTACCGGCTGGAAACCCGATAAACCCGCTCTTCAAGCCGCGTAACACCGCTTTCCAGGAACTTCCAGCTCTCGCCCAGAACGTCCTGGTC from Pseudomonas sp. ACM7 includes:
- the htpX gene encoding protease HtpX — translated: MMRILLFLATNLAVVLIASITLSLFGFNGFMAANGVDLNLNQLLIFCAVFGFAGSLFSLFISKWMAKMSTSTQIISQPRTRHEQWLLQTVEQLSREAGIKMPEVGIFPAYEANAFATGWNKNDALVAVSQGLLERFSPDEVKAVLAHEIGHVANGDMVTLALVQGVVNTFVMFFARIIGNFVDKVIFKNEEGQGIAYYVATIFAELVLGILASAIVMWFSRNREFRADEAGARLAGTAAMIGALQRLRAEQGLPVHMPDTLTAFGINGGIKQGFARMFMSHPPLEERIDALRRRG